The Aphis gossypii isolate Hap1 chromosome 3, ASM2018417v2, whole genome shotgun sequence genome includes a region encoding these proteins:
- the LOC126551206 gene encoding uncharacterized protein LOC126551206 — protein MPCCAPLCPFNAVKVSSFGVPKNETLKLKWEKALGVSLKPHSKVCRRHFRKEDITDTWESGEGSSKYVIDLKRPNLRKGAIPYRFALSVPKVPMIEDSRSNNNIDTVSQKDISLVSQSSKVSKVFTDQGNLGNDNKSGSDTINGRICTSVSKRIASPSNYINPPKRIKKEHWIFQVILNNKNQVIFSQLRQHKNDFAKCTDKPLILSNI, from the exons atgcCCTGTTGTGCGCCTCTATGTCCGTTTAATGCTGTTAAAGTCAGTTCATTTGGAGTGCCCAAAAACGAAACACTGAAGCTTAAGTGGGAAAAAGCTTTAGGTGTTAGTTTAAAACCACATTCCAAAGTATGCCGTAGACACTTTAGAAAAGAAGATATTACTGACACTTGGGAATCTGGTGAAGGGTCTAGCAAATACGTg ataGATTTAAAAAGACCAAATCTTCGAAAAGGTGCTATTCCTTACCGTTTTGCATTGTCCGTACCCAAG GTACCAATGATTGAGGATTCAAggagtaataataacatagataCTGTATCGCAGAAAGACATTTCTTTGGTTTCTCAATCCTCTAAAGTATCAAAAGTTTTTACAGATCAAGGTAATTTGGGCAATGACAATAAATCTGGAAGTGATACAATAAACGGAAGGATTTGTACAAGTGTATCTAAAAGAATTGCATCaccatcaaattatataaatccaCCAAAAAGGATtaag AAAGAACATTGGATAtttcaagtaattttaaacaacaaaaatcaaGTTATATTTTCACAGTTAAGACAACACAAAAATGATTTCGCCAAGTGTACAGATAAACCATTAATTTT
- the LOC114122996 gene encoding uncharacterized protein LOC114122996, whose amino-acid sequence MPSCYVCGRTRNQKTKTENISFHKFPVKNKFVRDKWKNFILKNKLNIQNINKYSVICSKHFVQACFVMKNNKTFLVKNAVPTIIISRIKGARNSHSEKVKHLNVSFLCSDNESMRSFYVIQTLVKVPLYVICGDESISDPNTNTSINIEELKDEISMSVNVVNECEISSLTPKHSRLNISKKVSATIYADDINECGVMPLTSANSNIMNKSKHDESCTVR is encoded by the exons ATGCCTAGTTGTTACGTTTGTGGAAGAACAAggaatcaaaaaacaaaaactgaaaatatatcttttcATAA atttcctgttaaaaataaatttgttagagacaaatggaaaaattttattttgaaaaataaactaaatatacaaaatattaataaatattctgttatttgctcaaaacattttgttcAAGCCTGTTTtgtgatgaaaaataataaaacattcttagttaaaaatgcagtgccaacaataataatttcaaggaTCAAGGGT gcTAGAAATTCGCATTCCGAAAAAGTGAAACACttaaatgtatcatttttGTGTTCTGATAATGAATCTATGAGAAGTTTTTATGTAATTCAGACCCTTGTAaag gtaccctTGTATGTTATTTGTGGTGATGAATCAATATCGGATCCAAACACAAACACTTCTATTAACATCGAGGAGCTCAAAGATGAA atttctATGAGTGTTAATGTTGTTAATGAATGTGAAATATCTTCTTTAACACCTAAACATTCACGtttgaatatttctaaaaaggTGTCTGCTACCATTTATGCAGATGATATTAATGAGTGTGGAGTGATGCCTTTAACATCtgcaaattcaaatataatgaataaatctaAACATGATGAATCGTGCACTGTacgataa
- the LOC126551283 gene encoding metacaspase-2-like has translation MELTALISASSSRIRLRFVDELRIYDTVEVVPELWYRKEGSCAWPKTSNIKDIKKAVILKTRPNKHDFSYYEARCLASNIDNFQKAQKKCNIAKCKSDLSSMEDDKLKKKRTIIRKYKTYSSSESDGEKSDTHMNKNAIPCYHSDSEPQHKKKNQIQNKTISQTVGIERRPNGWSPLKTSITDITEKEETIHMGNTKTISDLKLSADETTLFSEKKSPYNQSLSDINLPRSSPSNRVKRCLFSDTDKNNYLNFNSAGVNNNSPKVSSVKGSGKRSLFSDFYEHLHPNSKSPDLINDSTTNILSVKSLEKISLHTDVHNGSNSITPNFNDTSKASVKKNADRKSSTNSNSTILKKDDRFKDMVLHSLIILKHSIRNLDEKMDLLIEKTSRSSENTNINDDDIIDYTNLNCLFPIEDISTLNDIEEQLVSDKKYHKSLTNKLIGLGGKTVQIYIKRVMQLLFSDELLKLYSFNGRGNKKKCFSSLVISKLIFGSIKLLNKFKYDNAIDDAEKYIKNALIQAPFNIKKKISNTTTVD, from the exons ATGGAATTAACGGCACTAATCTCTGCTAGTTCATCAAGAATACGCCTTCGTTTCGTAGATGAACTTCGTATTT ACGATACTGTTGAAGTCGTTCCTGAGTTATGGTATCGGAAAGAGGGAAGTTGTGCTTGGCCGAAAACATCCAATAtcaaagatataaaaaaagctgttattttaaaaacacgtCCAAATAAGCacgatttttcttattatgaaGCACGATGTTTGGCTAGTAATATCG acaattttcaaaaagcccaaaaaaaatgtaatattgctAAATGCAAATCTGACCTTTCTTCAATGGaagatgataaattaaaaaagaaaagaaccatcataagaaaatataaaacttattcaAGCTCGGAATCTg ACGGTGAAAAATCTGATACACACATGAACAAAAATGCCATTCCATGTTATCATTCag acTCGGAACCCCaacataaaaagaaaaaccaaatccaaaacaaaacaataagtcAAACTGTTGGAATTGAACGTCGACCTAATGGATGGTCTCCATTAAAGACCTCTATTACTGATATAACag aaaaagaaGAAACTATTCACATGGgcaatacaaaaacaatttctgATTTGAAACTCTCAGCAGATgaaacaacattattttctg aaaaaaaatctccaTATAACCAAAGTTTATCTGATATAAATTTGCCAAGATCCTCTCCAtcaaata gaGTAAAAAGATGTTTATTTTCTGatactgataaaaataattatttgaattttaactcTGCTGGCGTCAATAATAACTCTCCAAAAGTATCATCTG TAAAAGGTTCAGGAAAAAGAAGtttattttctgatttttatgaacatcTTCATCCAAATTCCAAGTCTCCTGATTTAATTAATGACTCTAcaacaaacatattatctG ttaaaagtttggaaaaaataagtttGCATACTGATGTACATAATGGTTCAAATTCTATTACTCCAAATTTTAATGACACTTCAAAAGCATCTg tgaaaaaaaatgcagATAGAAAGTCTTCAACTAATTCAAATtccacaattttaaaaaaag ATGATCGGTTTAAAGACATGGTTTtacatagtttaattattttaaaacacagtATCAGAAATTTGGATGAAAAAATGGATTTGTTGATTGAAAAAACTTCAAGAAGTtcagaaaatacaaatataaatgatgatgatattatagacTACACCAACCTAAATTGTCTTTTCCCAATTGAAGACATAAGTACTCTTAATGATATTGAGGAGCAATTGGTGtcagataaaaaatatcataaatcattg acaAATAAACTTATTGGACTTGGTGGAAAAacagtacaaatatatataaaaagagtAATGCAGCTTTTGTTCTCTgatgaacttttaaaattatattcatttaatggccgagggaataaaaaaaaatgtttttctagcctagtaatttcaaaactaatatttg GTTCTATAAAGCTATTGAACAAGTTCAAGTACGATAACGCCATTGATGACGcagaaaagtatattaaaaatgctctTATTCAGGCtccattcaatattaaaaaaaaaatatccaatacTACAACTGtggattaa